One part of the Streptomyces lydicus genome encodes these proteins:
- a CDS encoding LysR family transcriptional regulator, which yields MIEARHLRVLRAVARTGSFSAAARELGCTQPAVSQQMKALEQSAGTPLLVRTGREMRLTQAGEALVRHAVGILAGLTAAEEEVAAIAGLRAGRVRLVSFPSGSSTLVPTALARMRAAHPGTRVSLVEAEPPRSIEMLRNGDCEIALAFRYPQVRGADPAAAAEWEDLVVRPVLADRLIGLVPDGHRLAKAGAARFADLADEPWIAGCPRCRRHLVEVCESTGFSPRIDFATDDYPAVIGLVGAGLGVAALPELTLESVRAKGVTAIRLEPAVQREIVALTLPDLAHVPAVEATLDQLADAAGRRAPTR from the coding sequence GTGATCGAGGCCCGTCATCTCCGCGTGCTGCGCGCCGTCGCCCGGACCGGTTCGTTCTCCGCCGCGGCGCGCGAACTGGGCTGCACCCAGCCGGCCGTCAGCCAGCAGATGAAGGCCCTGGAGCAGTCCGCCGGCACCCCGCTGCTGGTCCGCACCGGCCGCGAGATGCGGCTGACGCAGGCGGGCGAGGCCCTCGTACGGCACGCCGTCGGCATCCTGGCCGGGCTGACCGCCGCCGAGGAGGAGGTCGCCGCCATCGCGGGCCTGCGGGCCGGCCGGGTGCGGCTGGTGTCGTTCCCCTCCGGCAGCTCCACGCTGGTGCCGACCGCCCTGGCGAGGATGCGCGCCGCTCATCCCGGCACCCGGGTCTCGCTGGTCGAGGCCGAGCCGCCGCGGTCGATCGAGATGCTGCGCAACGGCGACTGCGAGATCGCGCTGGCCTTCCGCTACCCGCAGGTGCGCGGCGCGGACCCGGCGGCCGCCGCGGAGTGGGAGGACCTGGTGGTACGGCCGGTCCTGGCGGACCGGCTGATCGGGCTGGTGCCGGACGGCCACCGGCTGGCGAAGGCCGGCGCCGCGCGGTTCGCGGACCTCGCCGACGAGCCGTGGATCGCGGGCTGCCCGCGCTGCCGCCGCCACCTGGTGGAGGTCTGCGAGAGCACCGGCTTCAGCCCCCGCATCGACTTCGCGACGGACGACTACCCGGCCGTGATCGGCCTGGTCGGCGCGGGCCTCGGGGTCGCCGCGCTGCCCGAGCTGACGCTGGAGTCGGTGCGCGCCAAGGGGGTCACCGCGATCCGGCTGGAGCCCGCGGTGCAGCGGGAGATCGTCGCGCTCACCCTGCCGGACCTGGCCCACGTCCCGGCCGTCGAGGCCACGCTCGACCAGCTGGCGGACGCGGCGGGCCGGCGCGCCCCCACGCGCTGA
- a CDS encoding WhiB family transcriptional regulator, giving the protein MADFSRLPGPNADLWDWQLLAACRGVDSSLFFHPEGERGAARSARETSAKEVCMRCPVRAECAAHALAVREPYGVWGGLTEDEREELMGRARHRLIPATSMTGHPGAAGA; this is encoded by the coding sequence ATGGCAGATTTCTCCCGCCTCCCGGGCCCGAACGCAGACCTCTGGGACTGGCAGCTGCTGGCCGCCTGTCGCGGCGTCGACAGCTCCCTCTTCTTCCATCCCGAGGGCGAGCGAGGAGCGGCCCGCAGCGCGCGTGAGACATCGGCGAAGGAGGTATGCATGCGCTGCCCCGTGCGGGCCGAGTGCGCGGCGCATGCACTGGCCGTTCGCGAGCCCTACGGGGTCTGGGGCGGCCTGACGGAGGACGAGCGCGAGGAGCTCATGGGCCGGGCCCGCCACCGGCTGATCCCCGCGACCTCCATGACCGGTCATCCGGGCGCTGCGGGCGCCTGA
- a CDS encoding response regulator transcription factor: MTSVLVCDDSPLAREALRRAVATVPGVERVTTAANGEEVLRRWGADRSDLILMDVRMPGLGGVETVRRLLSADPGARIIMLTVAEDLDGVALAVAAGARGYLHKDASRAELRATVTQALADPTWRLAPRRLRSAEMGAAPTLTAREIQVLEGMSHGRSNAEIGRELFLSEDTVKTHARRLFKKLGASDRAHAVALGFRWGLVR, translated from the coding sequence ATGACTTCCGTCCTCGTCTGCGACGACTCCCCGCTTGCCCGAGAGGCGCTCCGTCGGGCGGTTGCGACCGTGCCCGGCGTCGAGCGTGTGACGACCGCGGCCAACGGCGAGGAAGTCCTCCGCCGCTGGGGCGCAGATCGTTCGGACCTGATTCTGATGGACGTACGGATGCCCGGTCTCGGCGGTGTCGAGACCGTGCGCCGGCTGCTGTCCGCGGACCCGGGCGCCCGGATCATCATGCTCACGGTGGCCGAGGACCTCGACGGCGTCGCGCTCGCGGTCGCCGCCGGCGCCCGCGGCTATCTGCACAAGGACGCCTCGCGTGCCGAGCTGCGGGCGACGGTGACCCAGGCGCTCGCGGACCCGACGTGGCGGCTCGCCCCGCGCCGGCTGCGGTCCGCCGAGATGGGCGCCGCCCCGACGCTCACGGCGCGCGAGATCCAGGTGCTGGAGGGCATGAGTCACGGCCGCTCCAACGCCGAGATCGGCCGTGAGCTGTTCCTGTCGGAGGACACCGTCAAGACCCACGCCCGGCGCCTCTTCAAGAAACTCGGCGCCTCGGACCGGGCGCATGCGGTGGCGCTCGGCTTCCGCTGGGGACTGGTCCGCTAG
- a CDS encoding sigma-70 family RNA polymerase sigma factor produces the protein MREDGKQEIGALVARAVEGDQRATHDLLAHVHPLALRYCRTRLSRLPGDARHFVEDLAQEVCVAVLCALPRYRDTGKPFEAFVFAIAGHKVADLQRAAMRHPGSTAVPSDEMPEQPDDSLGPEERALLSSDAEWAKKLLANLPENQRELVLLRVAVGLTAEETGQMLGMSPGAVRVAQHRALSRLRALAEQ, from the coding sequence ATGCGTGAGGACGGGAAGCAGGAGATCGGCGCTCTCGTCGCACGCGCAGTCGAGGGGGACCAGCGGGCCACCCATGACCTGCTGGCCCATGTACATCCGCTCGCCCTGCGCTACTGCCGTACCCGTCTGTCGAGGCTGCCGGGTGATGCCCGGCACTTCGTCGAGGACCTGGCGCAGGAGGTGTGTGTCGCGGTGCTCTGCGCGCTGCCGCGCTACCGCGACACCGGCAAGCCCTTCGAGGCGTTCGTCTTCGCCATCGCCGGCCACAAGGTCGCCGATCTGCAGCGCGCCGCGATGCGGCACCCGGGCAGCACGGCCGTGCCGTCCGACGAGATGCCCGAGCAGCCCGACGACTCGCTCGGCCCCGAGGAGCGGGCGCTGCTGAGCAGCGACGCCGAGTGGGCCAAGAAGCTGCTGGCGAACCTGCCGGAGAACCAGCGCGAGCTGGTCCTGCTGCGGGTCGCCGTCGGGCTGACGGCCGAGGAGACCGGGCAGATGCTGGGGATGTCGCCCGGTGCGGTCCGGGTCGCCCAGCACCGCGCGCTCAGCCGGCTGCGGGCGCTCGCCGAGCAGTAA
- the guaB gene encoding IMP dehydrogenase produces MSDNVDGMPAKFAMLGLTYDDVLLLPGASEVLPNAVSTASRVSRNVSVNIPLLSAAMDKVTEARMAIAMARQGGAGVLHRNLSIEDQANQVDLVKRSESGMVTDPITVRPDADLAEADALCAKFRISGVPVTDAAGKLLGIVTNRDMAFEMDRSRQVREVMTPMPLVTGKVGISGDDAIELLRRHKIEKLPLVDDAGVLKGLITVKDFVKAEKYPNAAKDAEGRLVVGAAVGVGDAAYERAQALVEAGADFLVVDSAHGHSRGILDMIAKIKSNISVDVVGGNVATRDGAQALIDAGADGIKVGVGPGSICTTRVVAGVGVPQVTAIYEAAQAANAAGVPLIGDGGLQFSGDIAKAIAAGADTVMLGSLLAGCEESPGEMVFINGKQFKSYRGMGSLGAMQSRGQGRSFSKDRYFQDNVLSEDKLVPEGIEGQVPYRGPLASVAHQLVGGLRASMGYVGSADIPELKEKGRFVRITAAGLKESHPHDVQMVTEAPNYSRR; encoded by the coding sequence ATGAGTGACAACGTCGACGGTATGCCCGCCAAATTCGCCATGCTCGGGCTGACCTACGACGACGTGCTGCTGCTGCCCGGCGCGTCGGAGGTGCTGCCGAACGCGGTGAGCACCGCGTCCCGGGTCTCGCGCAACGTCTCGGTCAACATCCCGCTGCTGTCGGCGGCGATGGACAAGGTCACCGAGGCGCGCATGGCCATCGCCATGGCGCGGCAGGGCGGTGCGGGCGTACTCCACCGCAACCTGTCCATCGAGGACCAGGCCAACCAGGTCGACCTGGTCAAGCGTTCCGAGTCCGGCATGGTGACCGACCCGATCACGGTCCGTCCGGACGCCGACCTGGCCGAGGCCGACGCGCTGTGCGCCAAGTTCCGGATCAGCGGTGTGCCGGTCACCGACGCGGCGGGCAAGCTGCTGGGCATCGTCACCAACCGCGACATGGCCTTCGAGATGGACCGCAGCCGCCAGGTCCGCGAGGTCATGACGCCGATGCCGCTGGTCACCGGCAAGGTCGGGATCTCCGGCGACGACGCCATCGAGCTGCTGCGCCGCCACAAGATCGAGAAGCTGCCGCTGGTCGACGACGCGGGCGTGCTCAAGGGCCTGATCACGGTCAAGGACTTCGTCAAGGCCGAGAAGTACCCGAACGCCGCGAAGGACGCCGAGGGCCGGCTGGTCGTCGGTGCCGCGGTGGGTGTCGGCGACGCCGCGTACGAGCGGGCGCAGGCGCTGGTCGAGGCCGGTGCGGACTTCCTCGTCGTGGACAGCGCGCACGGCCACAGCCGCGGCATCCTCGACATGATCGCCAAGATCAAGTCCAACATCAGCGTCGACGTCGTCGGCGGCAACGTCGCGACCCGCGACGGCGCCCAGGCGCTGATCGACGCGGGCGCCGACGGCATCAAGGTCGGTGTCGGCCCCGGCTCCATCTGCACCACCCGCGTCGTCGCCGGCGTCGGCGTCCCGCAGGTCACCGCGATCTACGAGGCCGCGCAGGCCGCGAACGCCGCGGGCGTGCCGCTGATCGGTGACGGCGGGCTGCAGTTCTCCGGTGACATCGCCAAGGCCATCGCGGCCGGCGCGGACACCGTGATGCTGGGCTCGCTGCTGGCCGGCTGTGAGGAGTCGCCCGGCGAGATGGTCTTCATCAACGGCAAGCAGTTCAAGTCGTACCGCGGCATGGGCTCGCTGGGCGCGATGCAGTCCCGCGGCCAGGGCCGGTCCTTCTCCAAGGACCGCTACTTCCAGGACAATGTCCTCTCCGAGGACAAGCTGGTGCCCGAGGGCATCGAGGGCCAGGTGCCCTACCGCGGCCCGCTGGCCTCGGTCGCCCACCAGCTCGTCGGCGGTCTGCGCGCCTCCATGGGCTACGTCGGTTCCGCCGACATCCCTGAGCTCAAGGAGAAGGGCCGGTTCGTCCGGATCACCGCGGCGGGCCTCAAGGAGAGCCACCCGCACGACGTCCAGATGGTCACCGAGGCGCCGAATTACTCCCGGCGCTAG
- a CDS encoding GuaB3 family IMP dehydrogenase-related protein, which produces MTEIEIGRGKRGRRAYSFDDIAVVPSRRTRDPKEVSIAWQIDAYRFELPFLAAPMDSVVSPQTAIRIGELGGLGVLNLEGLWTRYEDPEPLLAEIAELDEAAATRRLQEIYAAPIKEELIGQRIKEVRDAGVVTAAALSPQRTAQFSKAVVDAGVDIFVIRGTTVSAEHVSSAAEPLNLKQFIYELDVPVIVGGCATYTAALHLMRTGAAGVLVGFGGGAAHTTRNVLGIQVPMATAVADVAAARRDYMDESGGRYVHVIADGGVGWSGDLPKAIACGADAVMMGSPLARATDAPGRGHHWGMEAVHEDVPRGKRMDLGAVGTTEEVLLGPSTTPDGSMNFFGALRRAMATTGYSELKEFQRVEVTVAPRR; this is translated from the coding sequence GTGACTGAGATCGAGATCGGGCGCGGCAAGCGCGGCCGCCGGGCATATTCATTCGACGACATCGCCGTCGTACCCAGTCGCCGCACCCGCGACCCGAAGGAGGTCTCGATCGCCTGGCAGATCGACGCCTACCGTTTCGAGCTGCCGTTCCTGGCCGCTCCCATGGACTCGGTGGTCTCCCCGCAGACCGCGATCCGCATCGGTGAGCTGGGCGGTCTGGGCGTCCTCAACCTCGAGGGTCTGTGGACCCGCTACGAGGACCCGGAGCCGCTGCTCGCCGAGATCGCCGAGCTGGACGAGGCCGCCGCCACCCGCCGGCTGCAGGAGATCTACGCGGCCCCGATCAAGGAAGAGCTGATCGGGCAGCGCATCAAGGAGGTGCGCGACGCGGGTGTGGTCACCGCTGCGGCGCTGTCGCCGCAGCGTACGGCGCAGTTCTCCAAGGCCGTCGTGGACGCCGGTGTCGACATCTTCGTGATCCGCGGGACGACGGTCTCGGCCGAGCACGTGTCGTCGGCGGCCGAGCCGCTGAACCTCAAGCAGTTCATCTACGAGCTGGACGTCCCCGTGATCGTGGGCGGCTGCGCCACGTACACCGCGGCGCTGCACCTGATGCGGACCGGCGCGGCCGGTGTGCTGGTCGGCTTCGGCGGCGGCGCGGCACACACCACCCGCAACGTCCTGGGCATCCAGGTCCCGATGGCGACCGCGGTCGCCGACGTCGCGGCCGCCCGTCGGGACTACATGGACGAGTCCGGCGGCCGGTACGTGCACGTCATCGCCGACGGCGGCGTGGGCTGGTCGGGCGACCTGCCGAAGGCGATCGCCTGCGGTGCGGACGCGGTGATGATGGGTTCCCCGCTGGCCCGCGCGACGGACGCGCCGGGCCGTGGCCACCACTGGGGCATGGAGGCGGTCCACGAGGACGTGCCGCGCGGCAAGCGGATGGACCTGGGTGCGGTCGGCACGACCGAGGAGGTGCTGCTCGGGCCCTCGACGACGCCCGACGGCTCGATGAACTTCTTCGGCGCGCTGCGCAGGGCGATGGCGACGACCGGGTACTCGGAGCTGAAGGAGTTCCAGCGGGTCGAGGTGACGGTGGCGCCGCGGCGCTAG
- a CDS encoding nucleotide sugar dehydrogenase, producing the protein MPADLAVIGLGHLGLPLAQAATTAGFTTLGYDPAPPAGTDGPLSATELRRLLSAGFRTTTDPAALGRVRTAVICAPTPLGQDRSLDLTAVADAARTLATHLRPHTTVILESTAYPGTTEEFLRPLLEDGSGLTAGRDFHLACSPARHDPGNRTHHYANTPKVIGGLTPACTEAAAAFYGRLTDKVVRARGPREAETAKLLETNYRHINIALMNEMAVFCHDIGVDLWDVIRCAETKPFGFQSFRPGPGVGGHAAPVDPNHLAYKGRSPEHPLRMVEWAQEVNDRMPRYVIQRCATLLNEHGKSARGARVLLLGVTYKPDVGDQAGSPAWEIASRLRELGAHVTYHDPYVPRWTVLDRPVPRADSLYEAAADADLTLLLQAHRTYDLQGLSVKAQLLLDTRGATPTGAAHRL; encoded by the coding sequence ATGCCCGCAGATCTCGCCGTCATCGGACTCGGTCACCTCGGCCTCCCCCTCGCCCAGGCCGCCACCACCGCCGGTTTCACCACCCTCGGCTACGACCCCGCCCCGCCCGCCGGCACCGACGGGCCGCTGTCCGCCACCGAACTCCGCCGGCTGCTGTCGGCGGGCTTCCGCACCACCACCGACCCCGCCGCGCTGGGCCGGGTCCGTACCGCCGTCATCTGCGCACCCACCCCGCTCGGCCAGGACCGCTCTCTCGACCTCACCGCCGTCGCCGACGCCGCGCGCACCCTCGCCACCCATCTGCGCCCGCACACCACGGTCATCCTCGAATCCACCGCCTACCCGGGCACCACCGAGGAATTCCTGCGCCCCCTGCTGGAGGACGGCTCCGGCCTCACCGCCGGCCGCGACTTCCACCTCGCCTGCTCCCCCGCCCGCCACGACCCGGGCAACCGCACCCACCACTACGCCAACACCCCGAAGGTCATCGGCGGCCTCACCCCCGCCTGCACCGAAGCCGCCGCCGCCTTCTACGGCCGCCTCACCGACAAGGTCGTACGCGCCCGCGGCCCCCGCGAGGCGGAGACCGCCAAGCTCCTGGAAACCAACTACCGGCACATCAACATCGCCCTCATGAACGAGATGGCGGTCTTCTGCCACGACATCGGCGTCGACCTGTGGGACGTCATCCGCTGCGCCGAGACCAAGCCCTTCGGATTCCAGTCCTTCCGCCCCGGCCCCGGAGTCGGCGGCCACGCCGCCCCCGTCGACCCCAACCACCTTGCCTACAAAGGGCGTTCACCGGAACACCCGCTGCGCATGGTGGAGTGGGCGCAAGAGGTCAACGACCGCATGCCCCGCTACGTCATCCAGCGCTGCGCCACGCTCCTGAACGAGCACGGCAAGTCCGCCCGCGGCGCCCGCGTCCTGCTGCTCGGCGTCACCTACAAGCCGGACGTCGGCGACCAGGCGGGCTCCCCCGCCTGGGAGATCGCCTCCCGGCTGCGGGAACTCGGCGCGCACGTCACCTACCACGACCCCTACGTCCCGCGCTGGACCGTCCTGGACCGCCCCGTCCCCCGCGCCGACTCCCTCTACGAAGCCGCCGCCGACGCGGACCTCACCCTGCTCCTCCAGGCCCACCGCACCTACGACCTCCAGGGCCTGTCGGTCAAGGCGCAGCTCCTCCTGGACACCCGAGGAGCCACCCCCACCGGCGCCGCCCACCGCCTGTGA
- a CDS encoding glycerol-3-phosphate dehydrogenase/oxidase: protein MKTAILGPAQRAEALARMAERELDVLVVGSGVVGAGTALDAATRGLSTGLVEARDWASGTSSRSSKLIHGGLRYLEMLDFALVREALKERGLLLQRLAPHLVKPVPFLYPLQHKGWERWYAGSGVALYDGMSVSSGHGRGLPVHRHLSHKRALQVAPCLKKDALVGALQYYDAQMDDARYVATLVRTAAAYGAQVANRARVVGFLREGERVVGARVEDVEGGTEYEIRAQQIVNATGVWTDDTQALIGERGQFHVRASKGIHLVVPKDRIHSTTGLILRTEKSVLFVIPWGRHWIVGTTDTDWDLDKAHPAASSADIDYLLGHVNEVLATPLTRDDVEGVYAGLRPLLAGESDATSKLSREHTVAHPVPGLVVVAGGKYTTYRVMAKDAVDEAVHGLDRRVAECVTEDVPLVGAEGYKALWNARARIAARTGLHVARIEHLLNRYGSLAEELLELVVADPSLGEPLAAADDYLRAEAVYACTHEGARHLDDVLTRRTRISIETFDRGTRSAREVAELMAPALGWDDAQIEKEITHYQKRVEAERESQRQPDDLTADAARLGAPDIVPL from the coding sequence GTGAAGACAGCGATACTGGGACCGGCGCAACGGGCGGAGGCACTCGCCCGAATGGCGGAGCGGGAGCTGGACGTCCTCGTGGTCGGCAGCGGGGTCGTCGGGGCGGGGACCGCTCTGGACGCGGCGACCCGGGGACTGTCCACGGGGCTGGTGGAGGCGCGGGACTGGGCCTCGGGCACGTCCAGCCGGTCGAGCAAGCTCATCCACGGCGGTCTGCGGTATCTGGAGATGCTGGACTTCGCGCTGGTGCGCGAGGCCCTCAAGGAGCGCGGGCTGCTGCTGCAGCGGCTGGCGCCGCATCTGGTCAAGCCGGTGCCGTTTCTCTATCCGCTCCAGCACAAGGGCTGGGAGCGCTGGTACGCGGGATCGGGCGTGGCGCTGTACGACGGCATGTCGGTGTCGTCGGGGCACGGCCGCGGGCTGCCCGTCCACCGGCACCTCTCGCACAAACGGGCGCTGCAGGTGGCGCCCTGCCTGAAGAAGGACGCGCTGGTGGGCGCGTTGCAGTACTACGACGCGCAGATGGACGACGCGCGGTACGTCGCCACCCTCGTACGGACCGCGGCCGCCTATGGCGCCCAGGTCGCCAACCGGGCCCGGGTGGTGGGTTTTCTGCGCGAGGGCGAGCGGGTGGTCGGCGCGCGGGTGGAGGACGTCGAGGGCGGCACCGAGTACGAGATCCGGGCGCAGCAGATCGTCAACGCCACCGGGGTGTGGACGGACGACACCCAGGCGCTGATCGGTGAGCGCGGGCAGTTCCACGTCCGCGCGTCCAAGGGGATCCACCTGGTCGTCCCCAAGGACCGGATCCATTCGACGACCGGGCTGATCCTGCGGACCGAGAAGAGCGTGCTCTTCGTCATCCCGTGGGGGCGGCACTGGATCGTCGGGACGACCGACACCGACTGGGATCTGGACAAGGCACACCCGGCGGCGTCCAGCGCGGACATCGACTATCTGCTCGGCCATGTCAACGAGGTGCTGGCGACCCCGTTGACCAGGGACGACGTCGAGGGCGTGTACGCCGGGCTGCGGCCGCTGCTGGCGGGGGAGTCGGACGCCACCAGCAAGCTGTCGCGGGAGCACACCGTGGCGCATCCGGTGCCGGGCCTGGTGGTCGTCGCCGGCGGCAAGTACACGACGTACCGGGTCATGGCCAAGGACGCGGTGGACGAGGCGGTGCACGGGCTCGACCGGCGGGTCGCGGAGTGCGTGACGGAGGACGTGCCGCTCGTCGGGGCCGAGGGCTACAAGGCGCTGTGGAACGCGCGGGCCCGGATCGCGGCGCGCACCGGCCTGCACGTGGCGCGGATCGAGCACCTGCTGAACCGCTACGGCTCGCTGGCCGAGGAGCTGCTGGAACTGGTGGTGGCCGATCCCTCGCTGGGCGAACCGCTGGCGGCCGCCGACGACTACCTGCGCGCGGAGGCGGTCTACGCCTGCACGCACGAGGGCGCGCGCCATCTCGACGACGTGCTGACCCGCCGTACGCGGATCTCGATCGAGACCTTCGACCGGGGCACCCGCAGCGCCCGTGAGGTCGCCGAACTGATGGCGCCCGCGCTGGGCTGGGACGACGCCCAGATCGAGAAGGAGATCACGCACTACCAGAAGCGGGTGGAGGCGGAGCGCGAATCGCAGCGGCAGCCGGACGACCTGACGGCGGACGCGGCCCGGCTCGGCGCCCCGGACATCGTGCCGCTCTAG
- a CDS encoding serine hydrolase domain-containing protein: MTMRSHRPVAVAVALAALAAPSLTACTTAPSAARVPPVGTVTRPPATTVPALRRLVEDGAPGAASLVTRDGRFSASRFATVGVADLRSGRRMGARDHFRAGSLTKTLVATVVLQLVAEGRLALDGTAAAHLPPGVPATGDGADLRKVTVRQLLDHTSGLFNYTDDRRLSRQLYGKGFGAHRYDRYTPAELLRIALGHPPVAAPGARYSYSNTNYLVLGMIIKAVTGHPYATEIRRRILVPAGLDDTSFPGTDPTLPAPHGRAYSRIGDRRVDATSLDPSRAGAAGEMVTTLGDLNRFFSALLAGAFLPPRQMAEIRSEKRTGGTYGLGLYATELPCGVTVWGHNGDINGSFAQTAGSADGRHVVSYRVNTDAADRAHGTDVLTAEFCPAPHA; this comes from the coding sequence ATGACGATGCGCTCGCACCGGCCGGTCGCCGTGGCGGTCGCGCTGGCCGCCCTCGCCGCCCCGAGCCTGACGGCCTGCACCACCGCGCCGTCCGCCGCCCGCGTCCCGCCGGTCGGCACCGTCACGCGGCCACCGGCCACCACCGTGCCCGCACTGCGCCGGCTGGTCGAGGACGGCGCGCCGGGCGCCGCCTCCCTCGTCACCCGCGACGGCCGCTTCAGCGCCTCGCGCTTCGCCACCGTGGGCGTCGCCGACCTGCGCAGCGGCCGCAGGATGGGCGCACGGGACCACTTCCGGGCCGGCAGCCTGACCAAGACCCTGGTCGCGACGGTGGTCCTCCAGCTGGTCGCCGAGGGCCGGCTGGCCCTGGACGGCACCGCGGCCGCGCACCTCCCCCCGGGCGTACCGGCCACCGGCGACGGCGCCGACCTGCGCAAGGTGACGGTGCGCCAGCTGCTGGACCACACGAGCGGCTTGTTCAACTACACCGACGACCGCCGGCTCTCCCGGCAGCTGTACGGCAAGGGCTTCGGCGCCCACCGCTACGACCGCTACACCCCGGCCGAGCTGCTGCGGATCGCGCTCGGCCACCCGCCGGTCGCGGCCCCGGGCGCCCGCTACAGCTACTCCAACACCAACTATCTGGTGCTCGGCATGATCATCAAAGCGGTGACCGGCCACCCGTACGCCACCGAGATCCGCCGCCGCATCCTCGTCCCCGCCGGGCTCGACGACACCTCCTTCCCCGGCACCGATCCGACGCTGCCGGCGCCGCACGGCCGCGCGTACTCCCGCATCGGCGACCGGCGGGTGGACGCCACGTCCCTGGACCCCAGCCGGGCCGGGGCGGCCGGCGAGATGGTCACCACCCTCGGCGACCTCAACCGCTTCTTCTCCGCGCTGCTCGCCGGCGCGTTCCTGCCGCCGCGCCAGATGGCCGAGATACGCAGCGAGAAGCGCACCGGCGGCACCTACGGCCTCGGCCTGTACGCGACGGAACTGCCCTGCGGCGTCACGGTCTGGGGCCACAACGGCGACATCAACGGCTCCTTCGCGCAGACCGCGGGCAGCGCCGACGGCCGGCACGTCGTCAGCTACCGCGTCAACACCGACGCGGCCGACCGGGCACACGGCACGGACGTCCTGACCGCGGAGTTCTGCCCGGCACCGCACGCCTAG